Proteins from one Microbacterium sp. Root553 genomic window:
- a CDS encoding aldo/keto reductase, producing MHTRTLGQGLEVSAIGLGCMGMSQSYGPNPGSRDEMIAVLRSALDHGVTFFDTAEVYGPYVNEELVGEALQPIRDRVVIATKFGWRIEDGTSVGLDSRPEQIRRVAEESLRRLRTDVLDLFYQHRVDPDVPIEDVAGTVGELIAEGKVRHFGLSEASASTIRRAHAVQPVTALQSEYSLWTRDPEDEVLPTLAELGIGFVPFSPLGKGFLTGTVDQSTSFSDGDIRGTIPRFSEENRAANQALVSHVTALAEAKEASSGQVALAWLLARHPFIVPIPGTRRTSRIAENAGATTVALSADEMADLDQLAARVGVHGDRYNPQQMSFVDR from the coding sequence ATGCACACTCGCACACTCGGACAGGGACTCGAGGTCTCGGCCATCGGTCTCGGCTGCATGGGGATGTCGCAGAGCTACGGCCCCAACCCGGGCAGCCGCGACGAGATGATCGCCGTTCTCCGTTCCGCACTCGACCACGGAGTGACGTTCTTCGACACGGCGGAGGTCTACGGGCCTTACGTCAACGAAGAGCTCGTGGGCGAGGCGCTGCAGCCGATCCGCGACCGGGTCGTCATCGCGACGAAGTTCGGCTGGCGCATCGAAGACGGCACGAGCGTCGGACTCGACAGCCGGCCCGAGCAGATCCGCCGCGTCGCCGAGGAGTCGCTGCGACGGCTGCGCACGGACGTGCTCGACCTCTTCTACCAGCACCGCGTCGACCCCGACGTGCCGATCGAGGACGTCGCCGGCACGGTGGGCGAGCTGATCGCCGAGGGCAAGGTGCGCCACTTCGGCCTCTCCGAAGCATCCGCCTCGACGATCCGTCGCGCGCACGCCGTGCAGCCTGTCACCGCCCTGCAGAGCGAGTACTCGCTGTGGACCCGCGATCCCGAGGACGAGGTGCTGCCCACCCTCGCCGAGCTCGGCATCGGCTTCGTGCCCTTCAGCCCGCTGGGAAAGGGATTCCTCACCGGCACGGTCGATCAGAGCACCTCGTTCTCGGACGGCGACATCCGCGGCACGATCCCGCGCTTCAGCGAAGAGAACCGGGCCGCGAACCAGGCCCTCGTCAGTCACGTCACCGCCCTCGCGGAGGCGAAGGAGGCATCCTCCGGCCAGGTCGCGCTGGCCTGGCTGCTCGCCCGGCACCCGTTCATCGTCCCGATCCCCGGCACCAGACGCACCTCGCGCATCGCCGAGAACGCGGGGGCGACGACCGTCGCCCTCTCAGCCGATGAGATGGCCGATCTCGACCAGCTCGCGGCACGGGTGGGAGTGCATGGCGACCGCTACAACCCGCAGCAGATGTCGTTCGTCGACCGTTGA
- a CDS encoding DnaJ domain-containing protein, with translation MFDSPLSASAYEILGVDPSVDDVELRRAYRLRLRESHPDTGGDAAVFIQVQRAWELVGTAESRAAYDRRSGTHPGIPSEPEWSGWRPQTATRTDTRPRARSYGHPGGWRRERYLSLIREWAGRGVEVPDPYDPALVRSAPRDLRRLLADALAEEATARTVSALGMGFTVWHDVATGADADDKLDHVVLSPSGLYGVMSEDFGGVVGFRRGEITGPSLGTRAPVTAALARMRTVAKAARVKFGGAIMVLPDDDLSQAVTPLGSSRGMPVVVVRRSALSMVLRQGVPGARAIGGNELFDVRTRLQQTITFV, from the coding sequence ATGTTCGACAGCCCGCTCTCGGCGTCCGCCTACGAGATCCTCGGTGTGGACCCGTCGGTCGACGACGTCGAGCTGCGGCGCGCCTACCGGCTGCGCCTGCGCGAGTCGCACCCGGACACCGGCGGCGACGCCGCCGTGTTCATCCAGGTGCAGCGGGCGTGGGAGCTCGTCGGCACCGCCGAGAGTCGCGCCGCCTACGACCGCCGCAGCGGCACGCACCCCGGCATCCCGTCGGAGCCGGAGTGGAGCGGATGGCGTCCGCAGACCGCGACGCGCACCGACACCCGCCCCAGGGCGCGCTCGTACGGCCACCCCGGCGGCTGGCGTCGCGAGCGCTATCTGTCGCTGATCCGCGAATGGGCGGGCCGCGGTGTCGAGGTGCCGGACCCCTACGACCCCGCGCTCGTGCGCTCGGCTCCGCGAGACCTGCGACGACTGCTCGCCGATGCTCTGGCCGAGGAGGCGACCGCCCGCACGGTGAGCGCCCTCGGCATGGGCTTCACCGTCTGGCACGACGTCGCCACGGGCGCGGATGCCGACGACAAGCTCGACCACGTGGTGCTCAGCCCGTCGGGTCTGTACGGCGTGATGTCGGAGGACTTCGGCGGCGTCGTCGGCTTCCGGCGCGGTGAGATCACCGGGCCGAGCCTCGGCACCCGCGCGCCGGTGACCGCCGCCCTCGCCCGCATGCGCACAGTGGCCAAGGCCGCCAGGGTGAAGTTCGGCGGAGCGATCATGGTCCTCCCCGACGACGATCTGTCGCAGGCCGTCACACCGCTCGGCAGCAGCCGCGGCATGCCGGTAGTGGTCGTTCGGCGCAGCGCGCTGTCGATGGTGCTGCGCCAGGGTGTCCCGGGCGCCCGCGCGATCGGGGGCAACGAGCTGTTCGACGTGCGCACCCGTCTGCAGCAGACCATCACGTTCGTCTGA
- the mmsA gene encoding multiple monosaccharide ABC transporter ATP-binding protein yields the protein MTTPVLQMREIEKSFPGVKALQGVSLDVNRGEILAICGENGAGKSTLMKVLSGVYPHGTYDGEIIYEGEVAAFGAITDSEQKGIVIIHQELALIPYLSVAENIFLGNERRAKNGLIDWDRANAEASALLAQVGLDENPATPVAQLGVGKQQLVEIAKALSKNVRLLILDEPTAALNDTDSAHLLDLLRRLRDEGMTSIIISHKLNEIAEIADRTTIIRDGKTIETLDMKDPASTQERIIRGMVGRDLAHRYPERVSDPGEEVLRIENWSVSHPTQPGRVMVDDASLSVRAGEVVGIAGLMGAGRTELAMSVFGRTYGRHARGKVFVRGKEVNTSTTSAAIRAGIAYATEDRKRFGLNLIDDIRHNITMASLRLISPGGWINANRELQVAEQYRAELNIKTPSVLQLVGNLSGGNQQKVVLSKWIQTAPDVLILDEPTRGIDVGAKYEIYTIINRLVAAGKGVLVISSELPELLGICDRIYTLAFGRITGELPAAEATQENLMQLMTLERTAAR from the coding sequence ATGACGACACCGGTTCTGCAGATGCGGGAGATCGAGAAGAGCTTCCCGGGTGTGAAGGCGCTCCAGGGCGTCAGCCTCGACGTGAACCGCGGCGAGATCCTCGCGATCTGCGGCGAGAACGGCGCAGGCAAGTCCACCCTGATGAAAGTGCTCTCGGGCGTCTATCCGCACGGCACATACGACGGCGAGATCATCTACGAGGGCGAGGTGGCCGCCTTCGGCGCGATCACCGACTCCGAGCAGAAGGGGATCGTGATCATCCATCAGGAGCTCGCGCTGATCCCCTATCTGAGCGTCGCCGAGAACATCTTCCTCGGCAACGAGCGACGCGCGAAGAACGGCCTCATCGACTGGGACAGGGCGAACGCCGAGGCATCGGCGCTCCTCGCCCAGGTGGGGCTCGACGAGAACCCGGCCACGCCCGTCGCGCAGCTCGGGGTGGGCAAGCAGCAGCTCGTCGAGATCGCCAAGGCGCTGTCGAAGAACGTGCGCCTGCTGATCCTCGACGAGCCGACCGCCGCGCTCAACGACACCGATTCCGCGCACCTGCTCGATCTGCTGCGCCGGCTGCGCGACGAGGGCATGACGTCGATCATCATCTCGCACAAGCTCAACGAGATCGCCGAGATCGCCGACCGCACCACGATCATCCGCGACGGCAAGACGATCGAGACCCTCGACATGAAGGATCCCGCCTCGACGCAGGAGCGGATCATCCGGGGAATGGTCGGCCGCGATCTGGCCCACCGCTACCCCGAGCGCGTCTCGGATCCGGGCGAGGAGGTGCTGCGCATCGAGAACTGGTCGGTGAGCCACCCCACCCAACCGGGGCGCGTCATGGTCGACGACGCCTCTCTGTCCGTCCGCGCCGGAGAGGTCGTCGGCATCGCCGGTCTCATGGGTGCCGGACGCACGGAACTCGCGATGAGCGTGTTCGGGCGCACCTACGGACGCCACGCACGCGGCAAGGTCTTCGTCCGCGGCAAAGAGGTGAACACCTCGACGACGAGCGCCGCCATCCGTGCGGGCATCGCCTACGCCACCGAGGACCGCAAGCGATTCGGGCTCAACCTCATCGACGACATCCGACACAACATCACCATGGCGTCGCTGCGCCTGATCAGCCCGGGCGGATGGATCAACGCGAACCGCGAACTGCAGGTGGCGGAGCAGTACCGGGCCGAGCTGAACATCAAGACCCCCAGCGTGCTCCAGCTCGTCGGCAACCTCTCCGGAGGCAACCAGCAGAAGGTCGTGCTGAGCAAGTGGATCCAGACCGCACCCGACGTCCTGATCCTCGACGAGCCGACCCGCGGAATCGACGTCGGCGCGAAGTACGAGATCTACACGATCATCAATCGCCTGGTCGCGGCCGGCAAGGGAGTGCTGGTGATCTCCTCGGAGCTCCCCGAGCTCCTCGGCATCTGCGACCGCATCTACACCCTGGCCTTCGGCAGGATCACCGGTGAACTCCCCGCCGCAGAAGCCACACAGGAGAACCTCATGCAGCTCATGACCCTCGAAAGGACGGCCGCGCGATGA
- the mmsB gene encoding multiple monosaccharide ABC transporter permease: MTGVSNLFSLATRNLRQSGILVAFIAIVAFFAILNPTFLSPGNLTNIVLQYSYILILAIGMVIVIIAGHIDLSVGSVVALTGATAAVIVIRGQQPWWVGVLAAIAVGLLVGAWQGFWVAYVGIPAFIVTLAGMLLFRGLTFIVLSNVSLSPFGGTYYSIANGFINGLFGGYGVDVFTLVIFAIGVVGYAVWQVRSRRSKLAHQQSVEALGWFVAKIAIVAAVVMWFGYQLSTSRGLPFVLIILAVLIIAYSVITQKSVFGRHVYAIGGNLHAALLSGVNVQRVNFWIFVNMGMLAGIAGVVFSSRTNGAQPGAGNMFELDAIAACFIGGAAVTGGVGRVGGAIVGGLIMAVMSNGMQLMGLDQATQQVVKGLVLLIAVAFDVWNKRRAGAAR, translated from the coding sequence ATGACCGGCGTCAGCAACCTCTTCAGCCTCGCCACGCGGAACCTCCGCCAGAGCGGCATCCTCGTCGCCTTCATCGCGATCGTCGCGTTCTTCGCGATCCTGAACCCGACGTTCCTCTCGCCGGGCAACCTCACGAACATCGTCCTCCAGTACTCCTACATCCTGATCCTCGCGATCGGCATGGTGATCGTCATCATCGCGGGCCACATCGATCTCTCCGTCGGCTCGGTGGTCGCACTCACCGGTGCGACGGCCGCGGTCATCGTGATCCGCGGGCAGCAGCCGTGGTGGGTCGGCGTTCTCGCGGCGATCGCCGTCGGGCTGCTCGTCGGGGCATGGCAGGGCTTCTGGGTGGCGTACGTCGGCATTCCCGCCTTCATCGTGACGCTGGCCGGCATGCTCCTGTTCCGCGGACTCACCTTCATCGTGCTGAGCAACGTCTCACTGTCGCCGTTCGGCGGCACCTACTACTCGATCGCCAACGGGTTCATAAACGGGTTGTTCGGCGGCTACGGGGTCGACGTCTTCACACTCGTGATCTTCGCGATCGGCGTCGTCGGCTACGCCGTCTGGCAGGTTCGCAGCCGCCGGTCGAAGCTCGCACACCAGCAGTCGGTCGAGGCGCTGGGCTGGTTCGTCGCCAAGATCGCGATCGTCGCGGCCGTCGTGATGTGGTTCGGCTACCAGCTGTCCACGAGCCGCGGCCTCCCGTTCGTCCTGATCATCCTCGCGGTGCTGATCATCGCGTACTCCGTGATCACGCAGAAGAGCGTCTTCGGCCGCCACGTCTACGCGATCGGCGGCAACCTGCACGCGGCCCTGCTCAGCGGCGTGAACGTGCAGAGGGTCAACTTCTGGATCTTCGTGAACATGGGCATGCTCGCCGGCATCGCCGGGGTCGTGTTCTCCTCGCGCACGAACGGGGCTCAGCCCGGAGCGGGCAACATGTTCGAGCTCGACGCCATCGCCGCCTGCTTCATCGGCGGTGCGGCCGTCACCGGAGGCGTCGGCCGAGTGGGCGGCGCGATCGTCGGCGGCCTGATCATGGCGGTGATGAGCAACGGCATGCAGCTCATGGGCCTCGACCAGGCGACCCAGCAGGTGGTCAAGGGTCTCGTGCTGCTGATCGCCGTCGCCTTCGACGTCTGGAACAAGCGTCGGGCCGGTGCCGCCCGCTGA
- the cycA gene encoding D-serine/D-alanine/glycine transporter → MTTENTGATVGVDGAKGGATGGSTGGDEQHLKRALSNRHIQLLAIGGAIGTGLFMGSGKTISVAGPSVIFVYMIIGFMLFFVMRAMGELLLSNLKYKSFSDFASDLLGPWAGFFTGWTYWFCWVVTGVADVIAIAGYSDALFPGIPLWIPGVLVVVILLALNLPTVAAFGEMEFWFALIKIIAIVALIITGLVMIFTGFRHDAGTASFANLWEHGGMFPHGFLGFVAGFQIAVFAFVGVELVGTAAAETKDPERNLPKAINAIPIRILLFYVGALVILMAVTPWTEYVANESPFIAMFALAGLGIAATVVNLVVLTSAMSSANSGIYSTSRMVFGLAQDGDAPRLFGRLSTRRVPQNALFLSCILLLSGVVLLYAGEDIGTAFSMVTTVSAVCFMFVWTIFLCSYLAYRRRRTEKVATSTFRMPGGIFMVYVVLAFFVFILWALTTQPDTLTALLVTPIWFVLLLVAWLFVRRSQNHLTRHAAHIAYLRDDSAE, encoded by the coding sequence ATGACGACAGAGAACACAGGCGCGACCGTCGGCGTGGACGGAGCGAAGGGCGGTGCGACGGGCGGATCCACGGGCGGTGACGAGCAGCACCTGAAGCGGGCGCTGAGCAACCGCCACATCCAGCTGCTCGCGATCGGCGGTGCGATCGGCACGGGCCTGTTCATGGGCAGCGGCAAGACCATCTCGGTCGCCGGCCCCTCGGTGATCTTCGTCTACATGATCATCGGGTTCATGCTCTTCTTCGTCATGCGCGCGATGGGCGAGCTGCTGCTGTCGAACCTCAAGTACAAGTCGTTCAGCGACTTCGCCAGCGACCTGCTCGGCCCCTGGGCCGGATTCTTCACCGGCTGGACGTACTGGTTCTGCTGGGTGGTGACGGGAGTCGCCGACGTGATCGCGATCGCCGGCTACTCCGACGCGCTGTTCCCCGGCATCCCGCTGTGGATCCCCGGCGTGCTCGTGGTCGTGATCCTGCTCGCGCTGAACCTGCCCACCGTCGCCGCGTTCGGCGAGATGGAGTTCTGGTTCGCACTCATCAAGATCATCGCGATCGTCGCCCTCATCATCACCGGTCTGGTGATGATCTTCACCGGCTTCCGGCACGACGCGGGAACCGCGAGCTTCGCCAATCTGTGGGAACACGGCGGGATGTTCCCGCACGGCTTCCTGGGCTTCGTCGCCGGATTCCAGATCGCGGTCTTCGCGTTCGTCGGCGTCGAGCTCGTCGGTACGGCGGCAGCCGAGACCAAGGACCCCGAGCGCAATCTGCCCAAGGCGATCAACGCGATCCCGATCCGCATCCTGCTGTTCTACGTCGGCGCGCTCGTGATCCTGATGGCCGTCACCCCGTGGACGGAGTACGTCGCGAACGAGAGCCCGTTCATCGCGATGTTCGCCCTCGCGGGCCTCGGCATCGCCGCCACGGTCGTCAACCTCGTCGTGCTGACCTCGGCGATGTCCAGCGCGAACTCGGGCATCTACTCGACCTCGCGCATGGTGTTCGGCCTCGCACAGGACGGCGATGCGCCGCGACTCTTCGGCCGCCTGTCGACGCGGCGCGTGCCGCAGAACGCGCTGTTCCTCTCGTGCATCCTGCTGCTCTCCGGCGTGGTGCTGCTGTACGCGGGCGAGGACATCGGCACCGCGTTCTCGATGGTGACCACCGTGTCGGCGGTGTGCTTCATGTTCGTGTGGACGATCTTCCTCTGCAGCTACCTGGCGTACCGGCGCCGGCGTACCGAGAAGGTCGCGACATCGACGTTCCGGATGCCCGGCGGCATCTTCATGGTCTACGTCGTGCTGGCGTTCTTCGTGTTCATCCTGTGGGCGCTCACGACGCAGCCCGACACTCTGACCGCTCTGCTGGTGACGCCGATCTGGTTCGTGCTGCTGCTCGTCGCCTGGTTGTTCGTGCGCAGATCGCAGAACCACCTGACGCGGCACGCGGCGCACATCGCGTACCTGCGCGACGACTCCGCGGAGTAG
- a CDS encoding ATP-binding cassette domain-containing protein — MNITAAQAEPLLTLRGISMRFGAVEALTDVDFTVHAREVVGLIGDNAAGKSTLAKIIAGALAPTSGEIRIDGERVEISRPAEAHRLGIATVFQDLAVCENLDVTANVFLGRELRTPSGMLREGEMEQSTRQALSDLAANIPSIRSALNTLSGGQRQAVAIARTLISQPRIVILDEPTASLSVAQTADVLTHIERLRELGLGVVFISHNIADVQAVSDRVEVLRHGRNNGSFASQDAAYSDLIAAIIGTYRAPSSASSG; from the coding sequence GTGAACATCACCGCCGCACAGGCAGAGCCCCTGCTCACCCTGCGTGGGATCTCGATGCGCTTCGGGGCCGTCGAGGCGCTCACCGACGTGGACTTCACCGTGCACGCTCGAGAGGTCGTCGGTCTCATCGGAGACAACGCCGCCGGCAAATCGACTCTGGCCAAGATCATCGCCGGAGCCTTGGCGCCGACCTCGGGCGAGATCCGCATCGACGGCGAGCGCGTCGAGATCTCGAGGCCGGCGGAAGCCCATCGTCTCGGGATCGCCACCGTCTTCCAGGATCTCGCGGTCTGCGAGAACCTCGACGTCACGGCGAACGTGTTCCTCGGCCGCGAGCTGCGCACCCCGAGCGGGATGCTGCGCGAGGGCGAGATGGAGCAGTCGACCAGACAGGCGCTCAGCGACCTCGCCGCGAACATCCCCTCGATCCGCTCCGCCTTGAACACCCTCTCGGGCGGGCAGCGACAGGCGGTCGCGATCGCCCGCACGCTCATCAGCCAACCTCGCATCGTGATCCTCGACGAGCCGACGGCGTCGCTCAGCGTCGCGCAGACCGCCGACGTCCTCACGCACATCGAGCGGCTCCGCGAACTCGGTCTCGGCGTCGTCTTCATCAGCCACAACATCGCCGATGTGCAGGCCGTGTCGGATCGCGTCGAGGTGCTTCGTCACGGACGCAACAACGGCTCGTTCGCGAGCCAGGACGCCGCGTACTCCGACCTCATCGCGGCGATCATCGGCACCTACCGCGCCCCCTCCTCCGCGTCGTCGGGCTGA
- a CDS encoding ROK family transcriptional regulator, with the protein MSRWPAGSQSGLREANTAKIVDAVKRFGGLTQVELAEATSLSTATVSAIVKELSLSGLIETHPTSRSGRRAQLVTIARRAGLVAAVQIGNRSMRVRLSDVGQDVLADRSMPLPLDHAEDTVLDRITLLIIDMLGMIAADAADLIGVCIALPAPVDPETGLIAYSGVMRRWETRPVAEVVEQRIGCPVLVEKDANLAALAEATLGTARDVKDSLFVHASYTASAGVVLNSQIYRGRSGTAGEIGHVQVDPAGSVCACGQRGCLETVAGAEAVTAPLRATFGQVTFKDVIARAAAGDPGCARVVADAATALGRVVAAAHQSLAPEVITVGGELVDAGPIFLLPFAAAVRDNAPQGRTPRRDPVPSSFGKDAVLIGAIIHILQSTDPSQLLEDRA; encoded by the coding sequence ATGAGCAGATGGCCCGCGGGATCCCAGTCGGGGTTGCGCGAGGCCAACACGGCGAAGATCGTCGACGCGGTCAAGCGCTTCGGCGGGCTCACCCAGGTCGAGCTCGCCGAAGCGACCAGCCTCTCGACGGCCACCGTCTCGGCCATCGTGAAGGAGCTCAGCCTCTCGGGTCTCATCGAGACGCACCCGACCTCGCGCAGCGGTCGGCGCGCGCAGCTCGTGACGATCGCGCGTCGAGCGGGCCTGGTCGCCGCCGTGCAGATCGGCAATCGCAGCATGCGCGTACGGCTCTCCGACGTCGGACAGGACGTCCTGGCCGATCGGTCGATGCCGCTGCCGCTGGACCATGCCGAAGACACCGTACTCGATCGCATCACGCTCCTCATCATCGACATGCTCGGCATGATCGCCGCGGATGCCGCTGACCTGATCGGCGTCTGCATCGCCCTGCCGGCGCCGGTCGACCCGGAGACGGGGCTGATCGCCTACAGCGGGGTGATGCGCCGATGGGAGACCCGGCCGGTCGCCGAGGTCGTCGAACAGCGGATCGGCTGCCCGGTGCTCGTCGAGAAGGATGCGAACCTCGCCGCTCTCGCCGAGGCCACACTGGGCACGGCGCGCGATGTGAAGGACAGCCTGTTCGTGCATGCCTCGTACACGGCGAGCGCGGGCGTGGTCCTGAACTCGCAGATCTACCGCGGACGCTCCGGCACGGCGGGCGAGATCGGCCATGTGCAGGTCGACCCCGCAGGGTCGGTCTGCGCCTGCGGCCAGCGCGGCTGTCTCGAGACGGTGGCCGGCGCCGAGGCCGTCACCGCCCCCCTGCGCGCCACCTTCGGACAGGTGACCTTCAAGGATGTGATCGCCCGCGCCGCCGCGGGCGACCCCGGGTGTGCGCGGGTCGTCGCCGACGCCGCGACGGCACTCGGACGCGTCGTGGCGGCCGCCCATCAATCGCTCGCGCCCGAGGTGATCACGGTCGGCGGCGAGCTCGTCGACGCGGGGCCCATCTTCCTGCTGCCGTTCGCCGCCGCCGTCCGCGACAACGCGCCGCAGGGGCGGACTCCGCGGCGCGACCCGGTGCCCTCATCGTTCGGCAAGGATGCCGTGCTCATCGGCGCGATCATCCACATCCTGCAGTCGACGGATCCGTCGCAGCTGCTCGAGGACCGCGCGTGA
- a CDS encoding YigZ family protein translates to MTPPRSHPATIAAPVEHELVIKKSRFIATVTPVASVEDADAVIARLRRQWWDARHNCTAMVTGLLGDQARSSDDGEPSGTAGVPMLEVLRRRELTDVVAVVTRYFGGVKLGAGGLVRAYSSAVSDALDLAALVRRQSLTRITMEVSHADAGRIDNLLRDWVLHHGATLGEPRYGARATLEAWVPAPELDRLADDIAAASSGAVVPVIGGERIVDVPD, encoded by the coding sequence ATGACTCCGCCCCGCAGCCACCCGGCGACCATCGCCGCGCCTGTGGAGCACGAGCTGGTCATCAAGAAGTCCCGATTCATCGCGACCGTCACTCCGGTCGCCTCGGTCGAGGACGCGGATGCCGTGATCGCGCGCCTCCGCAGGCAGTGGTGGGATGCCCGGCACAACTGCACCGCGATGGTGACCGGTCTGCTCGGCGACCAGGCGCGGTCCTCCGACGACGGCGAGCCCTCGGGGACAGCCGGCGTGCCGATGCTCGAGGTGCTGCGCCGCCGCGAGCTGACGGACGTCGTCGCGGTGGTCACCCGCTACTTCGGCGGAGTGAAGCTCGGCGCCGGCGGGCTGGTGCGGGCCTACTCCTCGGCCGTCTCGGACGCCCTCGACCTCGCCGCGCTCGTGCGGCGGCAGTCGCTCACCCGGATCACGATGGAGGTGTCGCACGCGGATGCCGGACGCATCGACAACCTGCTGCGCGACTGGGTTCTGCATCACGGGGCGACGCTCGGCGAACCTCGCTACGGGGCACGGGCGACGCTGGAGGCCTGGGTTCCGGCGCCGGAGCTCGACCGACTCGCGGATGACATCGCGGCGGCCTCCTCCGGGGCCGTCGTGCCGGTGATCGGCGGCGAGCGCATCGTCGACGTGCCCGACTGA
- the chvE gene encoding multiple monosaccharide ABC transporter substrate-binding protein, producing MKKKYALAALGLVGALALAGCGGGGAGSTGGPAGAEGADKGDMLIGVSMPTETSERWIADGDAVQAGLEDAGYQVELQYAGDDIPTQGQQIDQMITKGADLLIIAAIDGTALSSQLDAAAAANIPVISYDRLIRDSEHVDFYVTFDNYKVGVQQATSLLVGLGVLDADGKETGQKGPFNIELFAGSLDDNNAHFFWKGAMDTLQPFIDDGVLAVPSGQVEIEQAATLRWQQETAQKRMEDLLTSTYGNGTKLDGVLSPYDGLSRGIITALQGTGGFGATIADGLPVVTGQDAEIASITLIDKGVQFSSIFKDTRKLAEQSVVAAEAMLEGDEPEANDTETYDNGVKVVPSYLLQSDIVYKDNITSLLIDSGYWTQAEVDSGVAE from the coding sequence ATGAAGAAGAAGTACGCACTGGCCGCACTCGGCCTGGTCGGGGCCCTCGCCCTCGCCGGTTGTGGCGGAGGCGGAGCAGGCTCGACCGGCGGACCCGCAGGAGCCGAGGGGGCCGACAAGGGCGACATGCTCATCGGCGTCTCGATGCCGACCGAGACCTCGGAGCGCTGGATCGCCGACGGCGACGCCGTGCAGGCCGGCCTCGAGGATGCCGGATACCAGGTCGAGCTGCAGTACGCCGGCGACGACATCCCCACCCAGGGTCAGCAGATCGACCAGATGATCACCAAGGGTGCCGACCTGCTCATCATCGCGGCCATCGACGGCACCGCGCTGTCGTCGCAGCTCGACGCCGCGGCGGCTGCCAACATCCCGGTGATCTCGTACGACCGTCTGATCCGCGACAGCGAGCACGTCGACTTCTACGTGACGTTCGACAACTACAAGGTCGGCGTGCAGCAGGCCACCTCGCTCCTCGTCGGCCTCGGCGTCCTCGACGCGGACGGCAAGGAGACCGGCCAGAAGGGACCGTTCAACATCGAGCTGTTCGCCGGCTCGCTCGACGACAACAACGCGCACTTCTTCTGGAAGGGCGCGATGGACACCCTGCAGCCGTTCATCGACGACGGCGTGCTCGCGGTTCCGTCCGGCCAGGTCGAGATCGAGCAGGCCGCGACCCTGCGCTGGCAGCAGGAGACCGCGCAGAAGCGCATGGAGGACCTGCTGACCTCGACCTACGGCAACGGCACGAAGCTCGACGGAGTGCTGTCGCCGTACGACGGGCTCTCCCGCGGCATCATCACGGCCCTGCAGGGCACCGGCGGATTCGGAGCCACCATCGCCGACGGCCTGCCCGTCGTCACGGGCCAGGACGCGGAGATCGCCTCCATCACCCTGATCGACAAGGGCGTACAGTTCTCGTCGATCTTCAAGGACACCCGCAAGCTCGCCGAACAGTCGGTCGTCGCCGCAGAGGCGATGCTCGAGGGCGACGAGCCCGAGGCGAACGACACCGAGACCTATGACAACGGGGTGAAGGTCGTGCCCTCGTACCTGCTGCAGTCCGACATCGTCTACAAGGACAACATCACGTCCCTGCTGATCGACTCCGGCTACTGGACGCAGGCCGAAGTCGACTCGGGCGTCGCCGAGTAG